TAGCGGTCGCCGCCGTAGTACTGCGCCTCGAAATCTTCCTTCGAGTAATAGGAATCGGAGTAGAGGGACTTGTGTCCGTCGAAGTCGCCGACCTTGTCCTCGATCAATCTGTTTGCTGTACCCTCGCGCTCACCGGGAACGATCGGCACCGAAGACCAGAATCCGATGTTGACGTAGGTGCGCTTGGGTTCGAGAGGGTACAGCGGCCACGGCCGTGCTGCGGAGGCTCCGGCGGGACTGGGCTCGCGAAGACGCAACGGGCACAACCACAGCGGTTCGATCGGGATCTCCGCGAGGAACCAGGAGACAAAATCCGCGGTTCGCTCGATGGGCACCTCGACGTCCTGGACGACGCGTTCGCGTGGGGGCTTCCCCTTGCGCTTTTCCAGGCGATCGCCGATGTCGTACTTGTGGTCGAGGGCGATCAGCTTCCAGTAGAAGCTGCTGCGGAGGTACTGCTTGGGCCAGAACCGCCGGATCTTGGGGTTCTGGGCTCCGAACGCCCGCGAGCACCAGAACCAGTCGGTGTCCCAGCGCCACAGGTAGTCCCGGATGGTGAGGCGGTCGGTCTTGGGATGCACCAGCGACGGATGCTGGATCGAACGGTAGAAGATGTTCTGCCCGGTGTAGTCGCTGACCGGCCCTTCGTCGTCGGTCTGAACGCCGAGCGTGAGGTAGCTCTCGGTATCGGTAAAGACCACACCGTCGAGGTAATCGACTGCGACGCCGTCGTACTCCCGGTCGGTGACGATGCTGTCCATCGTCGTCTCGAGTGTCTTCAGCGAATCGAAACGCAGATGGCGTAGGGCTACATACTTTTTCACCGGTTCGAGAGTGATCTTGAGCCGGGTGGAATAGCCGAGAGTGCCGTAGGAATTGGGGAAACCGAAGAACAGTTCGGCGTGTTCACCGTCAGGCGTGGCGGTGATGATCTCGCCGTTTCCGGTGAGGATGTCGATCTCCAGGACGGATTCGTGCGGCAATCCGTTTCGGAAGGACGTGGATTCGATTCCCAACCCGGTGACGGCGCCACCGAGCGTGATGGTCTTGAGTTGCGGCACTACGAGTGGCGCCAGCCCGTACGCAAGCGTGGCGTCGACAAGATCCTCGTACGTGCACATGCCGGCGACGTCTGCCGTGCGCGCCACCGGGTCAACGGCGATCACACCGGTGAGCCCGCTGACGTCGAGGCCGGGAGTCGAGGACTTGGCGCGGGCACGGAACAGGTTGGAGGTTTTCTTCGCCAGTCGAACCGAACCATCAGGGGGTATCGCGTGATACGACGCGAGTAGTCGCGCAACACCTTCCCGGTGCTGCGCAAAACCGGTTTCGCGCGCGCCGTCGGAACCCGGACGATTACCTGTCCGGATCCTGGAAAACTTCGGAACTACCCCATTGAACGAGAGAGTCACAACCTCGACGCTATCCCTAGCGGTTGCTGGGGGCCATCGGTAGGGGTCGATTTGCGGGAATTTGATCGAGTTGTTGCAAACGGCCGCGGATTTGCGGCACCGATAGTGAACCAGCTCACATGATCTGGTCGATAGTCGAGATACCGGGCCGGAACAGGCAGTATGGAAAGAAGTGTCTGTGCAGCATGCAGGTAGTCAACTCGAGGAGTAGTACGGGTAATGGGTCAGGTCAACGCAATGAGTTCGACGGTCGTTCCACATGCACCGGAGCAGGTGCTCGCGGCACTCTCCGACTACGAGACGGTGCGCCCGCGCATTCTGTCGGAGCAGTACCTCGACTACAAGGTGCTCAGTGGTGGCCAGGGCAACGGAACAGTTGCAGAGTGGACCCTCAAGGCGACGGAAAAGCGTTCGCGCAACGTCAAGGCGACGGTCACGGTCGAGGGCAACGTCATCACGGAGAAGGATGCCAATTCCAGCATGGTGACCACGTGGACCGTGGCACCCAACGGTACGGGCACCACGGTGACGACGCTGACGCAGTGGCAGGGCGCTACGGGTATCGGCGGATTCTTCGAGCGGACCTTTGCCCCCAAGGGCTTGCAGCGCATTCAGGCCACCGTTCTCGACAACCTCAAGCGTGAACTCGGCTAGTTCCTCTTTTACTTCCCGCTGATGATCCGGCCCAGAGTTTTCAGGGCCGGATTTTCTGCATTCCAGTAGTCGCTGTGCACGGCTAACCCCGGTGAACCCGGCGCACTCGCGAATACCTGGGCGCCGAACGTGGGGTCGGCCGGATCGAATCCGTGTATCCCGAGTGCTCGCGGTATCAGTTGCACGGGATCCCAGAATGCTGTTGTTGCGTAGACGTGTTCACCCATGTCGGCTTCCGCCGTCGTATCCAGTCGCAATTCACTGACGCGTTCGGCATCGACGCCTGGGCTCGCGACAAAGACCAGATCGTCGACGTTCAGCGAACCTCCGTCGGTGGTGGCGGCACCGATGACGGTGCTGCCGTATGAATGCCCGATGACCACGTTGTGAGAGGCCGGGCCGTCGTGGGACGCACGTAAGCCGTCCTGGAATGCGTCCAGCGCGGGCGCGGCAGCGTCGGCGTAACGGTCGAACCCAGCTTCGGCAATGGTCGGCGGAGAATCGTATCCGGACCAGAGAATGACCGAGTTGGCAGATCCGGGTGAGACTACGCGGGCCGCGTCGTACATCGCTCTGGTTCTCTGAAGGTCGCCGCCGATTCCGGCGACGGTGGTCCCGGTTCCGGGAACCAGTGTTGCGACATTGTCTGCGGTATCAGGATTTCCGAGCGCGATGGCGGTGTGCCCATCGGGGCTCAGCGTTAGGAGGAACATGTCCGGTTGTAACTCTGCGGCGACGCTGGCGTAAGTGCTTGGCGCTGATTCGCGCAGTGTCTCCAGATATCGCCGGTTGTAGTAGTCGCGGTCCAGCGCCGGGAGTCCGTCCCGATTTCCGAGGGCCGGATATCGCAGGGCCAGCGCGTCTTTTTCGCTGGGGGAGAGGCTGTTCCAGTATTTACTCAGTTCGGCGGGGTTGTCCGGCAGGTTGACGGGATCGTTGACCACGGCGACGGGAGGGCCGAGAAGCTCGGCGAGTTGGCCGAATGCCGTTGCCAATGCCTGGGCGGCAGTGTTGTCGACGCGCTCCACTGCGTCGAGGGCTTCGGAAACTCTGATGCCGAAAGTTGCTGCAGCTTCGGCATAGTGGTCGTTTTGCAGGATGTCTGCCAGACTTCCCGGTGACGTAGGCGCAGGCGGAAAGACCTCACCGCTGTCGGTGACGGTCAGACCGTGCGCGAGAGTCGCGTCGTCGACGATCAGGCTGACAGCGCGGTACGCCTGGCTGAGCGTATTTGCCGCTCCGGCATAACAGTCCGCCACATTTCGCACGGCAATGGATATGCGACCGGACGTGCGGAGCGTGTCCGAGAGTTCGGCAGAGGCTGCCGCAGCGGCCTCGCCTTTCCAGGCGTCGAATTCGCGCTCTACCGAGCGGCGGGCCGCGTCGAGTATGCCCTCGGCCCGCCGATCTGCCTCGATCAGTTGGGAACTCGTGGTCCGCAGCGGCTCAGGCGAGAAGGCGCGGACGTCGGAGATGGTCGGACGCATCGTAACTCAGATCCCGTGAAGTACGGCAGCGAAGTCACGGTCTGCGGCGTCGAGTAGGTGCGCGGTCTGGGCGGTCGCGTCGGCCAATGCCGAGATGCGTCCGGACAGGTAGCGATAGGCGTCGGCGACCGGTGCGAGGGTATCGACGTCGGCAACCTCGCCGGCCTGAGTGTGGAGAACCGTCGAAAGAAGCTGCAGTGCTTCGATATCTGCTTGAAGGAACGTGCCCATGCCGGAACGGTAGCGGCTGCGGAGACGCTGTGGTGCTCGCGAAATCGCCCTGTGGATAACCCGTTGTTATCCACAGAAAGTCAATTACCCGGTTGTCAGGTACGCCTGCACGCCATTCGAGATCGCCGACGCATAGTCGGCTTGTCCGGTGGGGCTGCTCATCCGGGCGGCTTCGTCGGCGTTACGCATGTTTCCCAGTTCCACGAGAATCGACGGGCGCTGCGCCAGATTGAGTCCGGTGAGGTCTGCGCGTGGTGACAGGCCGTTCTCGCCGATGTACGTCGACGGTGTGAGTCCGGCGCCGGTCAAGGCGTCGCGCATGGTTTCGGCCAGCGTCACGGAAGGTCCGGCCTGAACGGGGTTGAGGGGCGGCGCGGAGTAGCAGACGTGAAAGCCTTCGGCGCTCGCGTCGGCGCCGTCGGCGTGAATGCTGACCACGATGTCGGCGCCGGAGGCGTTGGCTGCCTCGGCTCGGGCATCGACGCAGGATCCGACGCTCGTGTCGTCGGGCCGGCTCAGCAGGACTGTGGCGCCTTCGGCTTCGAGTTCACTTTTGACCAGGCTCGTGACTTCCCAGTTGAAGGTGTGTTCGGGAAATCCGGCGTCGGTGTTGGTGCCGGTGGTCTGGCAGTTCTTGGTGCCGCCGCGGCCGGTGGGGACCTGAGTGTTGATGGTGTCGTCGTTTGCGCCGTTGTGTCCGGGATCGAGGAAGACGACTTTGCCTGCGAGTGGTTCGACGGCGGGCGCAGATGCCGGCGCAGCCGCGGGTGTGACGGCAGCGGCGCTCTCGGTGGTGCCTGTCGGGATAGTGCATCCAGCCGTGATCAAGGCAGCTGCGAAAGCCACACCGAGCGTGAGGCTACGGCGATTAGGCAGTTTTGTGATCTCTGACGGGTTTCGGCGCACCCGCTCACGGTAGCGCGCACCGACTACGCTGGTGGGGATAACTCTGGAGAAAGGACCGCACGTGCAACCAGGTGGAGCACCCGATATGTCGGCATTGCTGGCTCAGGCTCAGCAAATGCAGCAGCAATTGATGGCTGCGCAGCAGGAAATGGCACAGGCGGAGGTGACCGGCCAGGCCGGTGGCGGACTGGTCATTGCCACGGTCAAGGGCACCGGTGAGGTGGTCGGTCTGCAGATCGATCCCAAGGTCGTAGACCCCGACGACGTCGAAACCTTGCAGGATCTTGTGATCGGCGCCATTGAAGACGCGTCGCGCAAGGCTCAGGACGTCGCAGCAGAGAAGCTCGGCCCCTTGGCCGGCGGACTCGGCGGAGGCCTTCCCGGTCTCCCCGGTTTCTAGAAAAGAGCCCGCGTGTACGAAGGTCCCGTTCAGGATCTGATCGACGAACTCGGGAAACTTCCCGGGGTCGGTCCCAAGAGCGCTCAGCGCATCGCCTTTCATCTTCTCTCGGTTGAACCGCCGGAGATCGACAGGTTGAAGAATGCGCTGCAGCGCATCCGCGACGGCGTTCAGTTCTGCACGGTGTGCGGAACTGTGTCCGATCAGGAGAAGTGCAGGATCTGCGCGGATTCTCGTCGCGACCGAACGGTGATCTGCGTCGTAGAAGAGCCGAAAGACGTTCAGGCGGTGGAGCGGACAAGGGAGTTCAAGGGGCGCTACCACGTTCTCGGCGGGGCGCTCAATCCGTTGTCCGGCGTCGGGCCGGATCAGCTCCGCATTCGGGAGTTGTTGGCTCGCATCGCAAACCAAGAGGACGGCGTGGACGTGTCCGAGGTGATCATCGCGACCGATCCCAACACCGAGGGTGAGGCAACGGCGACGTATCTGGTTCGGATGATGCGCGATATTCCAGGTTTGACGGTGTCGCGCTTGGCTTCCGGTCTGCCGATGGGTGGCGATCTCGAATTCGCGGACGAGTTGACCTTGGGTAGGGCATTGTCCGGACGCCGCGAATTGTCCAGGAACGCCTGATGACAAGCACGCGGTCGGGGCGTCGTAGTTCGGAGGAGACGCGCACGCAGATCTTGGCGTCCGCTGGCAAGGCCTTCGCTACGCGTCCTTATCGAGAGATCACGCTCAAGGACATCGCCGAAGATGTCGGAGTCAGCGCGCCGCTCATCATCAAGTACTTCGGTTCGAAAGAGCAGTTGTACGACGAGTTGGTCGACTTCCGGGCGGCAGCGCTCGCGGTTTTCGATGCGCCCAACGAGGAACTCGGCGAGCGGATGGTATCGCTGTTCACCAAACCGCAGGAGCCGTACAAGCCACTGTCGGTGAGCCTGCTCTTCATGAGTGGGGTGAGTGAGGAAAGCAACCGCAAACTGCGCGAGAACTATTCGACGCAGATGATCGACGCTCTGGCAGCGCGGTTGCCTGGCCCGGATGCGCGACTGCGTGCTGAATTGGCGATGTCGATGGTGGCCGGGGTGGCCGTCATGCGTCGACGGATGTTGGCCGGTCATGCGACGGGCACGCAGGCCGAGGTTGTCGCGATGTATGCGCCGTTGGTGCAGAAGCTTCTCGACGGGTGATAGTGGCCACTGCACTTGCGTGGTAAATATCCGTTCACCTAATGTAGGTGAACGGATATTTACTACTCAGAACAGGTGGCGCAGGTTGACGACGCTCGACCGTGCACCAGTAGTCCCACCGGTTGTCGAGCGCTCGCGTTTC
The nucleotide sequence above comes from Rhodococcus sp. KBS0724. Encoded proteins:
- a CDS encoding FAD-binding oxidoreductase codes for the protein MRTGNRPGSDGARETGFAQHREGVARLLASYHAIPPDGSVRLAKKTSNLFRARAKSSTPGLDVSGLTGVIAVDPVARTADVAGMCTYEDLVDATLAYGLAPLVVPQLKTITLGGAVTGLGIESTSFRNGLPHESVLEIDILTGNGEIITATPDGEHAELFFGFPNSYGTLGYSTRLKITLEPVKKYVALRHLRFDSLKTLETTMDSIVTDREYDGVAVDYLDGVVFTDTESYLTLGVQTDDEGPVSDYTGQNIFYRSIQHPSLVHPKTDRLTIRDYLWRWDTDWFWCSRAFGAQNPKIRRFWPKQYLRSSFYWKLIALDHKYDIGDRLEKRKGKPPRERVVQDVEVPIERTADFVSWFLAEIPIEPLWLCPLRLREPSPAGASAARPWPLYPLEPKRTYVNIGFWSSVPIVPGEREGTANRLIEDKVGDFDGHKSLYSDSYYSKEDFEAQYYGGDRYQHLKDRYDPNSRLLDLFSKAVQRK
- a CDS encoding SRPBCC family protein, with amino-acid sequence MGQVNAMSSTVVPHAPEQVLAALSDYETVRPRILSEQYLDYKVLSGGQGNGTVAEWTLKATEKRSRNVKATVTVEGNVITEKDANSSMVTTWTVAPNGTGTTVTTLTQWQGATGIGGFFERTFAPKGLQRIQATVLDNLKRELG
- a CDS encoding alpha/beta hydrolase, which gives rise to MRPTISDVRAFSPEPLRTTSSQLIEADRRAEGILDAARRSVEREFDAWKGEAAAAASAELSDTLRTSGRISIAVRNVADCYAGAANTLSQAYRAVSLIVDDATLAHGLTVTDSGEVFPPAPTSPGSLADILQNDHYAEAAATFGIRVSEALDAVERVDNTAAQALATAFGQLAELLGPPVAVVNDPVNLPDNPAELSKYWNSLSPSEKDALALRYPALGNRDGLPALDRDYYNRRYLETLRESAPSTYASVAAELQPDMFLLTLSPDGHTAIALGNPDTADNVATLVPGTGTTVAGIGGDLQRTRAMYDAARVVSPGSANSVILWSGYDSPPTIAEAGFDRYADAAAPALDAFQDGLRASHDGPASHNVVIGHSYGSTVIGAATTDGGSLNVDDLVFVASPGVDAERVSELRLDTTAEADMGEHVYATTAFWDPVQLIPRALGIHGFDPADPTFGAQVFASAPGSPGLAVHSDYWNAENPALKTLGRIISGK
- a CDS encoding Rv3717 family N-acetylmuramoyl-L-alanine amidase; this translates as MAFAAALITAGCTIPTGTTESAAAVTPAAAPASAPAVEPLAGKVVFLDPGHNGANDDTINTQVPTGRGGTKNCQTTGTNTDAGFPEHTFNWEVTSLVKSELEAEGATVLLSRPDDTSVGSCVDARAEAANASGADIVVSIHADGADASAEGFHVCYSAPPLNPVQAGPSVTLAETMRDALTGAGLTPSTYIGENGLSPRADLTGLNLAQRPSILVELGNMRNADEAARMSSPTGQADYASAISNGVQAYLTTG
- a CDS encoding YbaB/EbfC family nucleoid-associated protein, giving the protein MQPGGAPDMSALLAQAQQMQQQLMAAQQEMAQAEVTGQAGGGLVIATVKGTGEVVGLQIDPKVVDPDDVETLQDLVIGAIEDASRKAQDVAAEKLGPLAGGLGGGLPGLPGF
- the recR gene encoding recombination mediator RecR, which produces MYEGPVQDLIDELGKLPGVGPKSAQRIAFHLLSVEPPEIDRLKNALQRIRDGVQFCTVCGTVSDQEKCRICADSRRDRTVICVVEEPKDVQAVERTREFKGRYHVLGGALNPLSGVGPDQLRIRELLARIANQEDGVDVSEVIIATDPNTEGEATATYLVRMMRDIPGLTVSRLASGLPMGGDLEFADELTLGRALSGRRELSRNA
- a CDS encoding TetR/AcrR family transcriptional regulator, which gives rise to MTSTRSGRRSSEETRTQILASAGKAFATRPYREITLKDIAEDVGVSAPLIIKYFGSKEQLYDELVDFRAAALAVFDAPNEELGERMVSLFTKPQEPYKPLSVSLLFMSGVSEESNRKLRENYSTQMIDALAARLPGPDARLRAELAMSMVAGVAVMRRRMLAGHATGTQAEVVAMYAPLVQKLLDG